TTGGGCATCTGGCGGCGGCGCTGCAGCCGCTCCTGAAGCTGGCTCTTGAAGTCGTCTCCGACCCGATGAATCTCCTCGGCCAGTTCTCCGAGCCAGCGTATCACGAGGGCGTGCACCACCCCGTAGCCCGAGTCCACATAGACGGCGCCCAGGACCGACTCCAGGGCATCGGCCAGCATCGAGGCACGCTGCCGCCCTCCTCCCTTCTCCTCCCCCCGGCCCAGCATCAGGTAGTCGCCGAGGTCTAGCCGGCGCGCGACCGAGGCCAGCGCCCCCTCGTTCACCAGTCGGGAGCGGTTCTTCGCAAGCCCGCCTTCGTCCATGTCCGGGTTCCTGCGGTAGAGGTCGTCGGCGACCACCAGACTCAGGACCGCGTCCCCGAGGAACTCCAGCCGCTCGTAGCTCTTTGCGGGATCCTGACCGCGCTCGTGGCTGAACGACCCGTGCCTCAGCGCCAGGTCGAGCAGCGACCTGTCTCGAAAGCGCACTCCCAGCCGCTCCTCGAGCGCCGCCAGCTGGGCCAGGCGTCCCTGTGACAGCACCTCGCCCACCGCGCCGGTCTCATCGGGCGGGAGAGGCGGCGGCAGGACACGCTTGCGTCTACGCATGGTTTGCCCTCAACACGAGTGTGGCATTGTGGCCCCCGAATCCGAACGCGTTGGAAATCACCGTGCGCAGCCGTCCTGGGCGGGCCACGTTCGGGACGTAATCGAGGTCGCACTCAGGATCAGGAACCTCATAGTTGATCGTAGGCGGCATCGTCTGGTGGCGCAGCGCCAACGCGCAGGCGATGAACTCCACGCCGCCCGCCGCCCCCATTAGGTGCCCAATCATGGACTTCGTCGAGCTGACGGCGAGCCGGTGCGCGTGCGCGCCGAAAAGACGTTTGATCGCCAGCGTCTCGAGCCGATCGTTGTACGGCGTGCTGGTGCCGTGCGCGTTGATGTAGTCAACCTCCTCCGGTGCGACCCCGGCATCGGAGAGGGCCGCGGCCATGCTCCGAAACGCGCCGTCGCCTTCGGGGTCGGGCTGCGTAATGTGGAAGGCGTCGGCCGTGGCGCCGTAGCCGATCACCTCTCCGTAGATCTGAACCCCGCGCGCCTCGGCGTGCTCCGTCGCTTCCAGGAGAACCACGCCTGCCCCCTCGCCTATCACGAAGCCGTCTCGACCCGCGTCGAACGGGCGTGATGCCCGGCCGGGCTCGTCGTTGCGCGTGGACATCGCCCTCATCGAGCAGAACCCGGCCATCGCCAGCGGCGTGATGGCGGCCTCCGAACCTCCTGCCAGCATAGCGTCCACGTCGCCGCGCTCGATCATCCGCGCTGCGTCACCGATCGCGTTGCCGCCGGTGGCGCACGCCGTCACAACGCAGGAACTCGGCCCCTTGGCCCCCGTGAGAATCGAGGTTACCCCGCTGGCCATGTTCGAGATGATCATCGGAACGAAGAACGGCGAGACCCGCTCGGGTCCCTTCAGGAGCAGCTGCCGGTGCTGCTCTTCCCACGTCGTGGCGCCTCCGATTCCCGATCCGATCAGCACGCCGATCCGTGTCGCGTTGGCCGGCGTTATGACGTAGCCGGCGTCGTCGAGCGCCATTCGCCCGGCGGAGTAGGCAAACTGCACGAATCGGTCGTTGCGCCGCGCCTCCTTGCGGTCCATGAACGCCAGGGCATCGAAACCGCGCACTTCGGCCGCGATCCGCGTCGCGTACCCCGAGGCATCGAAAGCGGTGATCAGATCCACCCCCGACCGTCCCTCGAGCAGCGCAGACCAGAACTCCTGATGGCCCACGCCGATCGGGCTCACCACGCCCAACCCGGTGACCGCAACCCGCCTTCGCACGGGAGATACCCGGAAGCCCCAGGCGCCAGGTGGCGCTATTGCGCCGGCTCTTTGGCTTGACGCTCGATGAATGCCACGGCGTCGCCCACGGTCACTATCTTCTCGGACTGGTCGTCAGGAATCACTATCTCGAACTCATCCTCCAGCGCCATCACGAGCTCGACGACATCGAGGGAGTCCGCGCCCAGGTCCTCAATGAACGAAGACTCCGGCGAGATCTTGTCCTCTTCCACGTTGAGTTGACTGGCCACCTTCGCCCTAACCCGTTCGAATACCGTTGCCATGAGCGCCTCCCCCTTCGGTCAGTGCATGATCATTCCGCCGTCCACGTTCAGGACCTGCCCGGTAACATACCCGGCTTCATCCGACGCCAGGAAGACCACGGCCGCGGCGACATCATCCGCTGCGCCGGCCCGCCCCAACGGTATCTGCGCCAGGTAGCGCTCGACGGTCTCGGGTGCCAGACCCTCGGTCATGCCCGCCGCGATGTAGCCCGGGGCCACCGCGTTTGCGGTGATCCCGCGCGCCCCGACCTCGCGCGCTACCGCCCGCGTAAGGCCGATGATCCCTGCCTTGGCGGCCACATAGTTCGCCTGCCCGGCGTTGCCTCCCTGCCCGGCGGTCGAGGTGATGTTTATGATCCGCCCGCGCCTTTGACGCAGGAACTCGCGCAGTGCGGCCCTGATACAGTAGAATGTCCCGCTGAGGTTGGTGTCCAGGACGGCCTGCCAATCTTCATCACGCATCCTCAGCACGAGCCCGTCGCGCACGATCCCCGCGTTGTTCACCAGGATATCCAGCCGGCCGAATTCCTCTAGGGCCGCGGCGATCACACCGGCCGCCTCCTCGGGTCTGGAGAGGTCGGCGCCGACCGCTAGGGCCCGTCCTCCGGCTGCCTCGATTTCCCCGACAACGGCCAGGGCCGCCTCGCGGTTTCGGCCGTAGTGGACGACCAGGGCCGCGCCTTCCCGGGCCAGCGCCACCGCGACGCGGCTGCCGATCCCACCCGAGGCGCCGGTGACCACCGCGACCTTGCCGTCGAGCCGACCCATAGCCCCGGCTACCTCCGGCTCCCGGCCGTCCCCTGTTCGGGTGACGCCGCGACCGATCCGAGCGTCGAGAGCGCCGCGTCAAGCGTGGCCTGGTCCTGCACCGAGACCACCACGGCTCCCGGGGCGGTACGTCGAACGAGCCCGGCCAGCGCCGTGCCGGGGCCTACCTCAACGAAGACCGAGGCGCCGAGGGCGCGCAGCGTCACTACCGACTGCTCCCACCGAACCGGCGCCGCCACCTGGTCGAGCAGCGCGGTCCGTATCTCCTGCGGCTCCCGCACGGGCTGTGCGGTGACGTTGGCTACTACCGGGATCCGGGCAGGAGCCACGTTCACCCGGCCCAGAGCCGCGGACAGGAGTGCTGACGCGGGCCTCATCAACGAGGTGTGGAATGGGGCGCTGACGGCCAGGCGCGTGACCCGCCGCGCGCCGGCTGCCAGCAGCCGGGCCGACGCATCCTCAACCGCACCCGCCTCTCCCCCGACAACGACCTGACCGGGCGCGTTGAAGTTGGCGGCTTCGACCACACCCGGCGTCTGGCGGCAGATCTCGTCCACGCGCTCCGCGGGCAGGCCCATCACCGCCACCATAGCCGTGTGCTGTCCTTCCACGGCGTCCTGCATGAGCTTCCCGCGCTGCCGCACCAGCGCAACCGCATCGCCAAGCGCGAGCGCCCCGGCCGCCACCAGGGCCGTGTACTCTCCCAGACT
Above is a window of Armatimonadota bacterium DNA encoding:
- the fabF gene encoding beta-ketoacyl-ACP synthase II; the encoded protein is MRRRVAVTGLGVVSPIGVGHQEFWSALLEGRSGVDLITAFDASGYATRIAAEVRGFDALAFMDRKEARRNDRFVQFAYSAGRMALDDAGYVITPANATRIGVLIGSGIGGATTWEEQHRQLLLKGPERVSPFFVPMIISNMASGVTSILTGAKGPSSCVVTACATGGNAIGDAARMIERGDVDAMLAGGSEAAITPLAMAGFCSMRAMSTRNDEPGRASRPFDAGRDGFVIGEGAGVVLLEATEHAEARGVQIYGEVIGYGATADAFHITQPDPEGDGAFRSMAAALSDAGVAPEEVDYINAHGTSTPYNDRLETLAIKRLFGAHAHRLAVSSTKSMIGHLMGAAGGVEFIACALALRHQTMPPTINYEVPDPECDLDYVPNVARPGRLRTVISNAFGFGGHNATLVLRANHA
- the rnc gene encoding ribonuclease III — its product is MAALEERLGVRFRDRSLLDLALRHGSFSHERGQDPAKSYERLEFLGDAVLSLVVADDLYRRNPDMDEGGLAKNRSRLVNEGALASVARRLDLGDYLMLGRGEEKGGGRQRASMLADALESVLGAVYVDSGYGVVHALVIRWLGELAEEIHRVGDDFKSQLQERLQRRRQMPKYRIARAEGPEHARTFAAVVEAAGKTIGEGSGQSKKEAEQAAAADALRRLDSGAQ
- the fabD gene encoding ACP S-malonyltransferase: MGVDLAARYASARRVFDEASESIGLDILDLCRRGPEERLRQTENTQPAILTCSWAAAAALAEHGVRPAMAAGLSLGEYTALVAAGALALGDAVALVRQRGKLMQDAVEGQHTAMVAVMGLPAERVDEICRQTPGVVEAANFNAPGQVVVGGEAGAVEDASARLLAAGARRVTRLAVSAPFHTSLMRPASALLSAALGRVNVAPARIPVVANVTAQPVREPQEIRTALLDQVAAPVRWEQSVVTLRALGASVFVEVGPGTALAGLVRRTAPGAVVVSVQDQATLDAALSTLGSVAASPEQGTAGSRR
- a CDS encoding acyl carrier protein codes for the protein MATVFERVRAKVASQLNVEEDKISPESSFIEDLGADSLDVVELVMALEDEFEIVIPDDQSEKIVTVGDAVAFIERQAKEPAQ
- the fabG gene encoding 3-oxoacyl-[acyl-carrier-protein] reductase, producing the protein MGRLDGKVAVVTGASGGIGSRVAVALAREGAALVVHYGRNREAALAVVGEIEAAGGRALAVGADLSRPEEAAGVIAAALEEFGRLDILVNNAGIVRDGLVLRMRDEDWQAVLDTNLSGTFYCIRAALREFLRQRRGRIINITSTAGQGGNAGQANYVAAKAGIIGLTRAVAREVGARGITANAVAPGYIAAGMTEGLAPETVERYLAQIPLGRAGAADDVAAAVVFLASDEAGYVTGQVLNVDGGMIMH